DNA from Microbacterium sp. SORGH_AS_0969:
CCGGACAAGGCTCCCGATAGGAACGAAAGTCAGGCCGATTCAGAGACCCGTTCTAAGCGGGTCGGGCTTCCTCCATCGGCTGATGTCCTCCATCAGCTCGTTGGAACGCCTACGCGCGAGTTCGACCCGGGGCTTAGCTTTCTCCGAAAGCCACTCCATGCGATCCGCTACGACGTCCTCGGTTTCCCCCATGGTCGAACGGTACCGGTGACTGTTTGTCCGCGGCAGAGCTAACGATGCCGTCGTTCAAAACCGATCGTTTGTGGTGGAGTTGCCCGCCAGTCGATCCAACATGTGAGCAGAAGTAATACCCCTCCGAGGCTGCACAGCAGCGGAGGCCTGATATCCCGACTGCGCAGCAGCCGGGCTACCTCGCGTAGCGGGGTTGCGATGAGATCCCCTGGCTGGCGGGAACCGGCCTCCTACATCATCAGCGGAGAGGCTCCAAGCCGGCGGAACCGGCACCTTCCTCCCCGGAGGTGGTCTGCGCTCGCGCCGTCATCTCCCGTGCTACCCGAGGGTCGGGGCAAGGTGTCCGCTGATTCGATCGCAGCTTGCGGATAAGTCCGCCCACCAGAAGCCCTGTCTGACCTGTCCTTCCTGACCGGGTCCCGAGCCCTCGTCATAGGCGTTCGCGGTACCCGGTCGTCGCGCATGCCCCCATCCTCCGCTCCAGAGGTCAGGACGCGACAGCTGCGTCGGTCTTGTCTCTGGCGAGCTGGCTGATGCGGGCGGGACTGACGCCGAGCAGCACAGCGGCGTCGGAGACCGTGACGCCGTGCGCGCGAAGTTCGCGCACGACCGTGCGTGCCTGGCGCGCTGCAGCGACCTGACGCTCCTGCGCCGCCGCTGTGGCCTCCCGCGCCTCCCTGACGCGAACCGAAACGCCGGTCCCGAGATCGGGGATGAGGTTCACGCGCACATCGCTGTGGTCGACGTCGGGGGCGAGGGTGTCGAGGTAGTCGCGGACCTGCTGCTCTGCACGGTCGAGAGTGCGCACCTGAGTCACAGGATCGCCGTCGATTGCGAGTTCCCATCCGCCGTCCCAGCGGGTGGCCGTGACATCGATCATCGTCATCGGTCCTGTCCCTTCACTTCCTCGATGGCCGCCAGCGCCTTCCGCGTCAATCCTGGCGACACCTCTCGCGTCTGCGTGATGATGACGGGGCGCGACAGCCCCGGTGCCGACCACTTCTCGTGATCGCCCTTCCCCTGCTCCGAGTCGAATCCGGCATCCCGAAGCAACCTGACCAGGTCGCGGTACTTCATCGGCTTGACCATGATCGCACTGTAGGGCCCCTTAATACATAGCTGAAGGGGGAGTAAATTCTGCGCTGGCGCGGCTCACCTCGCACACGCTCTCAGCAGCCGCGCGCCACGCGGAACTCGCGCTGGCCCAGACGTGAGCACGGCAACCATGCGCTG
Protein-coding regions in this window:
- a CDS encoding antitoxin HicB — translated: MTMIDVTATRWDGGWELAIDGDPVTQVRTLDRAEQQVRDYLDTLAPDVDHSDVRVNLIPDLGTGVSVRVREAREATAAAQERQVAAARQARTVVRELRAHGVTVSDAAVLLGVSPARISQLARDKTDAAVAS
- a CDS encoding type II toxin-antitoxin system HicA family toxin gives rise to the protein MVKPMKYRDLVRLLRDAGFDSEQGKGDHEKWSAPGLSRPVIITQTREVSPGLTRKALAAIEEVKGQDR